The Mangifera indica cultivar Alphonso chromosome 12, CATAS_Mindica_2.1, whole genome shotgun sequence DNA window ccttttatttttacatcTAAGTTTTAATGTTCTAACTGGACATATAAATATAGAATCAACCCACCAATTCATAAATACTTAGTTGTGTAACTGTGTTAGCACTCTCttgaattttcatataaatatgacTGGTGATTACTGTTAATAAACATCAAGGCATTTCATAGAACTCTTTCAATAACCTTTCAAATTCCACACTTCATAAATAACTTGTGAGGATGAGTACAAAAGAATACACTGTTAGAATTGTAAAGCAATATTTCAATGGCGGTCAGTGCAGTAAACTCGAAATTCACCAGAACTCCCTACAAGAACAACTTCCCTGTCTAAAATGATGAAACCTATTTGTATCCCTAACAATAATTTCCCTCCCTGTAATGCTTGATGCAAACTTCATAAAAGAATGGCAATCACCACAAATTCTGAGGTTCTTTATAATCCTGATCGGGGCACCAGGGCATAAGCACATTAGTCCGAATGTAAGAGCTAACTTCTCACTGTGGTGCCTCAGAAGTTCCTGCTTTCTGCTATCTTCCACGTCGTGAAGGTCATGTTCAGTCTCAGGGTTGTAGCCTAAATCCTTCAAATCTTCCAACAATTTCTCCAACTTCAAGTAAATCTCATTGATTTTAGGGTGGTTGCTCTCTCCAACCATAAATGCATGAACTTTATCCTTGACTTCAATCCAGCTCTTACCCCTCTCTTTTTTCGCCTCACTGTCTTTAAGAAGTTTCCTTGCTCTCACAACTTCCCCCCACCTACTCTTTGCAGCATATACATTTGATAACAACACATGGTTTCCTGCATTTTCAGGTTCCATTTCAAACAAATGTTTAGCTGCAATCTCAGCCATTTCAAGATTCCCATAATTCCTACAAGATGCCAAAAGCGATCCCCACATTGCAGCAGTAGCATCATATGGCATCTTCTCAATCAGATCATGGGCCTCATGAATCAGCCCTGCTCGACCAAGAATATCAACCATGCATGAATAGTGAAGGACATTGGGTGAAACATTGTGCTGCTTCACCATAAGATCGAAATAGCTCTTCCCCTTTTCAACCAAACCAATATGACTACATGCAGATAAAACAGAAATGTAGGTAAATTCATTCGGGCAAAGACCAACCTGCTGCAATTTCTCAAATAAAATCATTGCCTCCATAGAAAGTGCATGTCTAGCAAACCCAGAAATCATCGCGTTCCACATAAcaacatttttctcttcaatacCTGAAAACACATTATAAGCATCTGAAACACTACCGCACTTAGAATACATATCTATAAGAGAGGAAGatacaaacaaatttgaaacaaaCCCAGTTTTACACAAAACAGCATGTACTTGTTTCCCTTCAATCAAAGCTGCCAAATTGGCACAAGCACAGATTACAGAAGAAATAGTAAACTGATTCTGTTCCAACCCAATTACTTGCGCTTCACGAAACAACATTAAAGCCTCCTCATAAAGCTGATTTTGCACAAAACCAGCCACCATAGAACTCCAAGTAACATCATTTCTCTCCGGCATAAGCTCAAAAAGCCGACTTGCATCCCTTAACAAACCACACTTTGCGTACACATCAAGCAACGCGGTTCCCACGAACACATTCGATTCCATAGCCGTTTTAACAGCAAAACAATGCAACTGTCTACACTCAAACACATCACATTTCGCTGCGCAAGCGCAGAGAACACTCGAAACAGTAAATTCAGTAAACGGGGTTTTCCCTTCTCTATGCATACtcacaaaaagagaaagagcTTCTTGGTCTCGTCCATTCTTGGTATACGCTCCAAGAATTGTATTCCAAGAAACGACAGTTCTCTCCGGCATTAAATCAAACACCTTGCGGGCTTGATCAATAGGGCCACACTTGGCATAAAAATTGATAAGCATGTTTGAAGTCAAAGAATCTGCGTCAAGCCCAACAATGATAATCTTAGCATGACAAGTTTTGCCTTGCAAAAGTGCTCTTTCTCTTGCACATAACTGCACAAAAGCATGTATAGTTGAGAGTGGAGTAGCAGCATTTGGGGCCATGGAAATATGAAATTTCGGATTGGGTGTGGTGGTGAGGTTTCTGAGATAGAAATTAACATGATGAGATCGAGAATAACAATAATGGAGTTTAtttttgtatctatttatggttttcatataatttgatgcAATGTAGTTCAAGATTAAGAAATGTCAAATCTGAATCTatacaaaatttatgttaaCGATTCTCTTACATGGCTAAAAATTAGGCTCGGCTAAGGGCAAAAGACGTATTTCCACACAACCCAAAGTTTATTGAATCCAACtcatacatattaataattaaaaatctaaattttcatttataaataattaaaattaataaatttaattaattctaaagataaaattatcatttaataaataatatattaaaaataatataattttttaaaatctttcatttttcatacataagtctaattaaatttttaaataattatctttaaatctaaaatattttttaggtctaattagtttttttaatagttattttgtctaatttcaatTTGGAACTTATTCTTTTCATGAAATTCACCCTATTTATTACTTTCTTCATAGTTTTAGTAATATGTtttcatcaaataaacaaatatttgaaataaaacaaaatattgaaataatatccattgtttaaaattaaataattgtataaGAGTTATCTTTTTTGGATGAAACTAAATttgtcccaaaaaaaaaaaatgtggggATATTACTAACTTAGTTTCTTTAAGAAATGGGTGTAGTCAGTAGATAAATGTGGGTGCATCAAGACCACATTGGGTTTCTAGTTTTTTTAGGCCCAAACCACCCTCAAAGCCCAGACTATCACTAACAGAGGCCCAATCCAGTGCTCACATTTACAAGAAATAAAATGTtggaaattataaatacattaaaaaaaaaagaactaaataAATTCTATTTCATCTAATAATGCATACTTAACgtgtaataatattaatttaaacaataaaattatatctatatatttttatatataatttggatacatagttttatattattatataattaaataattttaaaataaaatgaagtagCATCTATACAAGATTGACAAGACcttttaacttaattaattatatcccATTCACATCTGGGTAGATGTTGAGAAGTCAGTATCCCCTTCCATCTACCCACAGAGATGTTTGTTACTCACTTGAAGTCTTGAACCTGTGGGCTTTTAGCATTAGCCTTTAAATTCCAAGAATTAGCAAGATTTCCATTCTATTTGATTaattacttttgtttttttttttccctatgcttttataatttctcattaATCCTTGAATACAATAAGTAAAGAGCTACAATACAATCCTTGAATATGattaaaattctatttaaaggagaaaaaaaaactacccACTTTCGATTTTGCAATATTATCCAATAAAACCTTAGTAATtagtttgaatgacaaaaatatgagATTCCAAACATAAGAgagagtttaaatatttttctttgatatttcaaaattaaactcttaaaaagaGGCAGTTGGGTGTTTCAAGTGTCATATCTTAATTaagtttatcttattttctattACACGATCGTaatattttgttgtattttattatttttatttatttaatatggtGGTTATAAGTCTATACACTGAATCTAGAGTTTTACCTATTTTATGTAGTCGATTCAATCCCCAAAAAATAGTCtaactaaattatgtatataacaattaatagattgaatttaacattacaataacaattaatatattgAAGTTAACAATATAGGTGAGTATGAAAATGAAAACGATACTAGCCATAAGGAGGAGGGAGAGTGAATGAAATGAAGTGGCGTAAGTGAGGCAAGCCAGTCCATAAATTGAAGATTTATGGTACGATTTGAAAAGGATATGCTTATCGAGAATTAAGACACATACCATCAGGGTTGATAAGGCTAACTAAATTGAAAAGCCACCACCAGAAGCCTCTTAAATTACAGTAAACTACAAAGAGTGTGGACCCTTCTTGGCTCTGTGACAAATACATGACAATCATTCTCAGTTTGCTATTTCTCACTTCCataagaaaattattgtaaaagaGCGATGCAATTTGTCCCTTAgctatttgtttttttctgatagacaaattttttcttaatttatattattgaagATACTTTtgagaaaagggaaaaaaaaaaaaaagttcatcgTTTTTTAATGTACTTTTTCTATGTCAGAGACACTGCACCAACTTTTGTTTTGCGGAAAGCCCAGGGCTCATATTCCTATTCAGATACCCATGGGATGAAGGATGAAAGAGACTTGAAAGAAGTGATTTTTGTTTTGCCCTTGCCTCAAAGAAAAGgaaacttcttcttctttttttttttttttaagggaatTATCGACACCAATTAGataagtaaattataaatataataattatattaaataaattaaaatttaataattttatatataaataatgatatattattatataattaaatattatttaaattttaattatttaattatatatataatacaatcttttaaagttttatacgtttaataaaaatttgaactcaaaatttttatttaaacctttaataaaagaaacttttatatataatatatatttttatatatctaaccgcgcattaaaaattaatgtatagatttataaataaaaaattaaaaatatttatttaataatagacATTTCTTCATTCATACTCTTGCCCTCTCATTCTTTGATTGATGTTGACTATTTTGAAAGGCCTAACGTAACGTAAGAGATGTGACTTGTGACTAGTGCTTAATTAGGAGGCCCTGGCTACATACagtaaatgataaaaaagaaagcaattgaCTCATGAAATGGACAAAAATGATTCATTGGGGGACAATGGCAAACAAAAACTAAACAGGTTGGCCCACTGTACAATATAAGGCGTGTATGATTCTGATTTTCTCCACTTGTCTCATTAGATAATTATAATGCGCTGGAAAATACTGTATACGTATACGTCTAGTTTAAACTATTAAGCGAAAATTTATACGTATTATGCTCaaacttgtttaaaaaattcccattttcattatataattaggcaTATGCTTATCCCCATTAGACATGCGCAATCTCATCTAGTTTtccattttcattatatttttgacataattacccgttaataaaactatttcgtaatcattttgaatatctaaataaatatatattttatatatatcattatataattaaatataatatttaattatataataatacatataaatttatatatatttatgtatataaaataaatatgattattattgcTCGTTAGACATTTATATAACactaataaaatactaaaagaaTCCAACAAAAATAACACATAGTgcattgaataattttttcatacGTTAATTGATTGAGGTCAAATGTCACAGTAAAGGTTGATGGATAAAAGGATCAAGAGGGTGGGCTTAATCAAAGACTTACAAGttcatatttctttaaaaaaaaaactgcagaggtcaattcaaatcaattccatttcttttactttttcccACGCCACTTTTCTCAGTTTCTGGCCATCAAACAACACAGGAAAGTGGAgcagaaaatgtaatttacaaAAGAAACTGTTATACTTTAATACTAGGGTTCTCACTTTCTGTTGATTCCAGCAGAATTTCTTCATTCTTTTGACCCAAGGACCCATCTCCTTCAGCATCAAAGCTAGCATGAACACtgtataataaatatacaacCACTGCCACAGCCGAAAAGAAAACGAATCGCACATAGGATGGTCCATCGAGTGACCCCAGTAAAAATATGTTCAAGAAGATAGACATACAGGGTATCCATGGCATCAAAGGGACACCCCAGAACTCTGGCTTTTTTGCTTGTGGAACGATGCAATGAAAAACCTGCAATACTGCTATGGCGATTACACTGCAAGATCCAAGCATAAAGACTTTAGACTTGTATGGTGGGACAAAACGCCATATAATGGTGAATATTACAGAGGTCACTGAAAACAAGAGCAGGAACGACAGCGTAGGCCAGGGATTTGTTGTGCCCACATTTACATATCGTTTATAGATAACAGCATTTGCTACCATGTAAAAGACGAAGAGTGTCCCAATTGATACAAGGTTGAGCAGCACACTTAAGTCAGTGAAAAGCGAAATAGCAGCAGTAAAGATTCCTGGAAAAAGGAGAGGATGCTGATGAATCACATGTATGAAACCAGTTAACCAAGTATCTGCTTAAGCAGCTCATAAAAGGAAGTCAAACAAAGACAAAGCATAAGCATCATAGAAGAAATTTCAAGGGAAGAAAACTTTTTTTCTAGTAAAGTCTATGAACCAAACACATCCCAGTCAGCCCTTATCAGCATATGAATGCTACTTTTCGCTGGTGAACTTGTGAACAAAGGTCATTTTCAATCAATGGCTCTAACCAGGGGATTTTATCCTTGTAATTAATGAGGACGATCAGACCTATCTAGACAGCTGAATATTTAACTAGATACAACTACAAAACCAAAACTGAGAGGGGTTACATAAAGAAGGTGATGAAATCAGCAACTGTATTAGTTCATGCGCATATCAAACTTTTTGCTCAGATCACATGCCTAACGGGCTTGCAAAATCTCAACTATTTTCATATACAGCCACCTCAAATATATGAAGCAATGAGAACCGTTGGATTGATTCggctttataaataatattatatgtatatatttttaaatacataattaaatatattgataatatagaCAGATATGTTTGCGTAATTTTATTGGCCACAAATAATAAACAGTGATATAGCATGATTCCTGTACGAACACTAAAAGGATGGGACAATGAACATTCCACTAATACAATCCCAAGTGCTGTACTTACAGACAGACAAGGAGATAAGCTCAACATCAGTACCTATCAGTGAACAGTTAAAAGTTTTGTACTAAACATTACGACAAAGTTTTCACTATTTCACAGTGAAAACAACCATGCCTAGTGATTTTAAATCCACAAAGATTTTAACATCTCTTAGAAACAAAATAGCATGTTTCATGAAAATGTTAATCACATTGATTGATAATGATACCCCAAATCAATGATAACTGCATTTATGTAATACATGTGGCCTAAGAAGTGAAAGCTAAATTTAGTAAATTTGTTCATGATCAGAAAACATCACACAGGTAGAAGTAAAAAACAATCAGGAAGAAGAACAAAATCACGAATCATATAAAATCatcataaataattcaaaaaaaaagtgTTTCCCCACTTGTACTAAACATTCATCAGGCATTGATGAAGACAAATACAACTAAACTAAAAACAAAGGGATTTTTCCACTTGGTTTTCTCCTTTGCATCTCTACTACAACACTATCAACCAACCAAAACTATAGTTAGCATGATCAAAATTCACAGAACTCAAATTCTGGCCTTGGTTGTTGACTATATATTAACTACTTATGAAATTTTGCAAAAGGGCAAATTGGAGGAAGATGGCATAAACAATTTGTTCTCGCTATTCAGTAAGAAACAAATAACAGAAATTGAACACAACAAATATACGAACTTTATGGCGGAAGCAAGACGAGAGGAGAAGGGAAATGAATTGAAATGACAACAAGAAATACGTACCAAGAAAAGCGGAGGCGTTGACGGGCGTTGATGTCTTAGGGTGGACCCGAGCGAACCATTCAGGGACCACGCTCGACCGTCCGATTACGCACATGTACCGAGCCTGTCCAAGCATCGCCACCAACAGCGACGTCAGTATCCCGAAACTGGCCCCCACTCCTATCACGTTCGACACCCACTTCCAGCCGTCAGATTTCCCACTAAACGCAGCCGCAAACGGCGCCTCCTCATCGATCTTCGCGTTCCCCGCCACACCcgatcataaaaaataaataaataaataaataaaaactcataatAAATTAGTTGTCTCATTTGCTCACCATATCATAAGGGAGAAGCATAGACATTGAAGCGGCCATTAAGCAGTAAAGAACGGTAACGATTACAACGGAACCCGAAACCCCGACAGGGATATCCTTAACGGGGTTTTGTACTTCTTCAGCCATGGTTGAAACGGCGTCGTATCCAATATAACTCATGTAAACCATAGCTGCTCCATAGAAAACACCCGAAGCTCCGTAGGGAAAGAACCCGGATGGGTGTTTCGGGTTTGCGGACTCAGTAAAATTCTTAGTATCTCCTTTCCAAAACCCAATCACTATGACGAACACGATGAACAAAATGTGCAGTACAGTCAGAATAATGTTCACCACTGAGCTCTGCCTCGTACTGTAACAGATTATGAAAGTGATAAATAAAACGACGGCAACGGCAGCGAAATCGATCTCATTTAAGCCTTTAGGGAGTCCGTGCACGGTTAATCTCCATTTTGAAGAGGAGACGCCGATTGCGGCGCCCACGTAAGCTGTGAAGCTCCGTGAAACGGCCGCATTTGACATTACATACTCCATTATGAGGTTGGCTCCGGTTATAAATGCCGCGAACTCGCCTGTGAAAGGTTTGAAATTAGTACAAAATTCGACAAGgttgagaagaaaaagaacaaaaacgACGTCGACGCGAGTGTTTTGAGCAAAACGCTACCAAAAGTAACGCGGAGGTAGCTGAAGGCGCCACCGGCGACAGGCATGTCGACGGCGAATTCAGTGTAGCAGAAGGCGGATAGGAGTGCGCAAAGGCCAGCAATGGCGTAGGAAATTACTACGGCGGGACCGGCGTCTAAGCGGCTGGCCTGACCCGTGGTGACGAAAACGCCGGCACCGACCATCCCGCCAATGCCAAGTCCGACGAGATCGTACGAACGAAGAGTTCGACGCATGTTTGAGCCGGACTTAGCCCGTACCCGGCTCATTTCATCGTAGGAAGTGGTTACGGAAAAAGCCCGTCGGGCGAAACGGGCCGGAGTCTGGGCCAGTGCATGAAGGTAAGAAGAGAAGTTAGCGAAAGAGGAATTATGGGTCTCCATTCTCCTActgttgttgttgttcttcttcttcctgtGTCAGGATTGAAAGAGGAGTGAAGAGTATGACTTATGAGACAGACGAAAGTAGGAAAAGAACTCCGACGATAGACGGTGATTAAAGTTTCGCGTTTAAAtggaattaaattaaaactaattatagGCAaaggtaaataaatatatactaatttcttacaactatatatcatttatgtataacaaataaataatataaatatcatctATAATGCCAAGCGtcaaaagggaaattaaaaggtaaaatgtCCAAATCCACAAGGGTGTAAACGTAATTTAGGCTTTTTGCAT harbors:
- the LOC123192624 gene encoding cationic amino acid transporter 6, chloroplastic isoform X2 encodes the protein METHNSSFANFSSYLHALAQTPARFARRAFSVTTSYDEMSRVRAKSGSNMRRTLRSYDLVGLGIGGMVGAGVFVTTGQASRLDAGPAVVISYAIAGLCALLSAFCYTEFAVDMPVAGGAFSYLRVTFGEFAAFITGANLIMEYVMSNAAVSRSFTAYVGAAIGVSSSKWRLTVHGLPKGLNEIDFAAVAVVLFITFIICYSTRQSSVVNIILTVLHILFIVFVIVIGFWKGDTKNFTESANPKHPSGFFPYGASGVFYGAAMVYMSYIGYDAVSTMAEEVQNPVKDIPVGVSGSVVIVTVLYCLMAASMSMLLPYDMIDEEAPFAAAFSGKSDGWKWVSNVIGVGASFGILTSLLVAMLGQARYMCVIGRSSVVPEWFARVHPKTSTPVNASAFLV
- the LOC123192624 gene encoding cationic amino acid transporter 7, chloroplastic isoform X1, whose product is METHNSSFANFSSYLHALAQTPARFARRAFSVTTSYDEMSRVRAKSGSNMRRTLRSYDLVGLGIGGMVGAGVFVTTGQASRLDAGPAVVISYAIAGLCALLSAFCYTEFAVDMPVAGGAFSYLRVTFGEFAAFITGANLIMEYVMSNAAVSRSFTAYVGAAIGVSSSKWRLTVHGLPKGLNEIDFAAVAVVLFITFIICYSTRQSSVVNIILTVLHILFIVFVIVIGFWKGDTKNFTESANPKHPSGFFPYGASGVFYGAAMVYMSYIGYDAVSTMAEEVQNPVKDIPVGVSGSVVIVTVLYCLMAASMSMLLPYDMIDEEAPFAAAFSGKSDGWKWVSNVIGVGASFGILTSLLVAMLGQARYMCVIGRSSVVPEWFARVHPKTSTPVNASAFLGIFTAAISLFTDLSVLLNLVSIGTLFVFYMVANAVIYKRYVNVGTTNPWPTLSFLLLFSVTSVIFTIIWRFVPPYKSKVFMLGSCSVIAIAVLQVFHCIVPQAKKPEFWGVPLMPWIPCMSIFLNIFLLGSLDGPSYVRFVFFSAVAVVVYLLYSVHASFDAEGDGSLGQKNEEILLESTESENPSIKV
- the LOC123192475 gene encoding pentatricopeptide repeat-containing protein At5g04780, mitochondrial, whose amino-acid sequence is MKTINRYKNKLHYCYSRSHHVNFYLRNLTTTPNPKFHISMAPNAATPLSTIHAFVQLCARERALLQGKTCHAKIIIVGLDADSLTSNMLINFYAKCGPIDQARKVFDLMPERTVVSWNTILGAYTKNGRDQEALSLFVSMHREGKTPFTEFTVSSVLCACAAKCDVFECRQLHCFAVKTAMESNVFVGTALLDVYAKCGLLRDASRLFELMPERNDVTWSSMVAGFVQNQLYEEALMLFREAQVIGLEQNQFTISSVICACANLAALIEGKQVHAVLCKTGFVSNLFVSSSLIDMYSKCGSVSDAYNVFSGIEEKNVVMWNAMISGFARHALSMEAMILFEKLQQVGLCPNEFTYISVLSACSHIGLVEKGKSYFDLMVKQHNVSPNVLHYSCMVDILGRAGLIHEAHDLIEKMPYDATAAMWGSLLASCRNYGNLEMAEIAAKHLFEMEPENAGNHVLLSNVYAAKSRWGEVVRARKLLKDSEAKKERGKSWIEVKDKVHAFMVGESNHPKINEIYLKLEKLLEDLKDLGYNPETEHDLHDVEDSRKQELLRHHSEKLALTFGLMCLCPGAPIRIIKNLRICGDCHSFMKFASSITGREIIVRDTNRFHHFRQGSCSCREFW